TTCCCCTTTACCCTGTTGTCGACAATGATATTTTTACCTGTCAGCTCACTGATGAACTTGATAACGACCCGAATATCGGCATTATCGAAATCCATGGATATGAGTTTTTTTTCTGCCGCCCATGAATTGCCCGCCCAAATAAATGCCAGTATTAATAAAAAGGTGAAAACAACTGTTTTCACTGGTCCCTGTTTTTTCAAAATGCCTCCAGAATGATTTCTACACAAAATACGAAAAAATTATCTTATTTCGTAATGAATGGTTTCTCGTTTCCCTCTTCTCTCAAGTTTTATGCTGAAGCTTCCCCCGTCTTTAAGCTGCTGGTATACCATAAAGGCCTCTTCCGGTTTATCAATGGCTCTGCCGTTAATCTCCTTCACAATATCCCCGTTTTGTAGTCCGATGCTTTCGACGAGGCTTCCCCTCTTGATATTAAGCAGCTTGTAACCTGCTCCTTTCCCTCTGACCAGGTTGGGTACGACTCTTACCTGAGTCATGAACTGGCTAACATTACCGGACAGTCTGTCCACTTCTTTCTTGTCGAGAATAAACCTGTCTGCCGCTACTTTTTTTATGCCCTTTGTGGGAGAGCTAATCCTCTTTTCCAGGGCTGCGGCTTCATCGAACTGGACTTCCAGCATCTCTTCACTTCCGGCATTATTGACAATTACCCTGTTGCGCTCTATTCGCACAATTTTTGCGGGGCCAACCATGTCGCCTATACGGTAAAGTGACTGGTCTTTTTTATCAGGTGCTTTGATAACGGCAAAAGAGTAGGCAGGAATACCTGCAACCGTTCCCATAAGTCTGTAATTAAGTGATGACAAGGGAATGTTTTCTACAGGCCCGGCTTCTTCTTCAACGTTGACTTCTTCTGCTGTCGGTTCCAGCGGTGTAACCGTTCCTTCAGGGTTGAAGACATTTTTTTCCCAGACGGGACTGTAGTATGAAAGCTGCCGCCTTTCTGCTGCCGCCGGAATTCCTGAAGCGCTGCTTTCAGAAGCAAGTGGTGGTGAGGGGATGGCAGGAATCACTCCTCCTATAAGTTTAACGGCCATACCTGATGTGAGCCAGGCTGCAACAACCAGAAAAATCAGCTTGGCTATAAGAGCAGCATGGTCTGCCTTAAGGCCGGCATCGGCGGGAGTATGATCGGCCGTTGCGCTCATAAAGAGGGTGCTTTTCAAAATCTTTTTCATCATTTCTTTCGTATATTGCCGAAAACTTGACGCATTTAACCTAATTATAACTGTAACCTATTATAATAACACATCTTTTAATATATTCAAGCAAATTTAAATGAAGGCATGTCCGGCATCACCCCCGTCAATTATTTGCTTTATGAAAAGTCTTGCCGACGCGGAACGAAGGAAATGCGCCTTTTCATTGCCCGAAGGGATTCATTGCTTGAATCTTTTCCTCTGATCAAGTATCATCTTTCTTTATTTTTTCTATATTTTTTGAGGGTTAAAACAGTTTTGCGTCTTTGTGCACTTGCAAGTGGAAGCAGGGGAAATTCGATCTACCTGGAAGGGGGCGGGGCGAAGGTTTTAATCGATGCCGGGCTTTGCGGCCGGGAACTGACGTCACGTCTCGATTCTATCGGCGTTGATCCCGAAACGCTCGATGCTGTCATCGTCACCCATGATCACAGGGACCACGTTTCCGGTGTGGGGATTATGGCAAGAAGGTATAATCTTCCTGTTTATTCCGCTTACGGCACGATTAAGGCATCGGAAAAGGTATGGGGAAAGATCAGCCATATCGATGAAATAGAATCGGGAACGCTCTTCTCCATTAATGACCTGGAATTCTACCCCTTCTCCACACCTCACGATTCAAGGCAATCCGTCGGTTTTATCTTCCGGGCGGAAGGTAAAAAAGGGGGGATAGCAACGGACCTCGGTTATGTTACGCGACTTGTAAGAGAATGTCTTAAAGGCTGCAACGTAATGGTTGTTGAATCAAACCATGATGAAACCATGCTCATAGACGGGCCTTATCCCTGGCATTTAAAACAGAGAGTCAAAGGGAGGGAGGGCCATCTTTCCAACCTGGCCTGTACCGAACTCGTTGAGGACGTATACCACGAAAAACTCCAATCCATTGTGCTGGCACACCTGAGTGAAGTAAATAACAATCCTGATCTGGCGTATGAAACGCTCATGTCGCGCATGAAAGAACGCTTTCACGGGGAGGTGAAGGTCTCCATGGCCCGGCAGGAGAGGGTGGGGGAGATGATAAAAATTTGAAAAACCTTGTTGCAGGTTACCAGTTACAGGTTTCAGGTTGGATAAAAGAGAAAAATGAAAAGTTTTAGGGATCCGGAGGTTTATACTCTTTCCTATAAACTTGCCGTAAGAGTACATAAAATATCTCCGGGACTACCTAAGTATGAACTTTATGAAGAGGGGAGTCAGCTTAGAAGGTCTTCTAAGGGAGTTACATCGTGTATTGTCGAAGGATATGGTAGGAGAAGTTATAAAGCGGACTTTATAAGGTTTCTTATTTATGCCCAGGCATCCTGTGATGAGACAATTCTGCACCTTAACATAATAAATGATACGCACGATCTGAATAATAAAGAAATTGAAACAATGGTGAGTGAGTATAAAACATTAGGCCGCAAGATTAACCGCTTTATCAAATATGTTGAAGGCAACTGGAAATAAAATTTTATAAAATCCCGGTCTGAAAAACCTGCAACTTGTAACTGGTAACCTGCAACAAATTGTTAGAAATTGAAAAGTAATAAATTACAGAATTAAATAAATTGAGGAACAAAGGAAGAAAAAATTATGATCGAACGTTATTCAAGACCTGAAATGGTCAAAATATGGACGCAGCAGAACAAATACCAGAAGTGGCTCGATGTGGAGATTGCCGCTTGTGAGGCATGGAACGAACTGGGGAAGATTCCTGATGATGCCATGAAGGTTATTAAGGAAAAAGCCGATTTTGATGCCGACAAGATCGATGAAATAGAGAAGGTGGTAAAGCATGATGTAATCGCTTTTTTAACTTCCGTCGCTGAATATGTAGGGCCCGATTCGAGGTTCATTCATATGGGAATGACCTCTTCCGACGTGCTCGATACCTCTTATGCGCTTCTTTTGAGGGAAGCCGGAGAAATCATTCTT
The nucleotide sequence above comes from Deltaproteobacteria bacterium. Encoded proteins:
- a CDS encoding four helix bundle protein → MKSFRDPEVYTLSYKLAVRVHKISPGLPKYELYEEGSQLRRSSKGVTSCIVEGYGRRSYKADFIRFLIYAQASCDETILHLNIINDTHDLNNKEIETMVSEYKTLGRKINRFIKYVEGNWK
- a CDS encoding MBL fold metallo-hydrolase, yielding MRLCALASGSRGNSIYLEGGGAKVLIDAGLCGRELTSRLDSIGVDPETLDAVIVTHDHRDHVSGVGIMARRYNLPVYSAYGTIKASEKVWGKISHIDEIESGTLFSINDLEFYPFSTPHDSRQSVGFIFRAEGKKGGIATDLGYVTRLVRECLKGCNVMVVESNHDETMLIDGPYPWHLKQRVKGREGHLSNLACTELVEDVYHEKLQSIVLAHLSEVNNNPDLAYETLMSRMKERFHGEVKVSMARQERVGEMIKI